From a single Acidobacteriota bacterium genomic region:
- a CDS encoding GWxTD domain-containing protein, with product MWKRVLFIVIAPFIIFPLLSQGKRIKKFPSHPAFYFFTETEQKIFSSLTLKTERDRFLKEFWWLHDPDLTTAINEFKLEVEKRISFANRYFSRKGLPGWKTDKGLVYILLGPPSEVEKNPKAGSNAPKEVWIYRTTIGGYNHLAFSFFDPSGTGTLTLPSITKKRLLSLKNAFSEDLLSIGSKWRGIKLTHYPRRGVINPSLINRVYEERRIASEIHISRLTLPFPLPLGKLLSPPYQPSSVKPLLEKATFQLRRKLSLAPITVGVYYRDSLYKLRGRMNYATLDIRLLVRDKRGKIKAEDGVKISYGLSLRRFRNLTDELLYVQFPLVLPPGRYKILLLVKDCLSNRLIYQTEEGLSVPDFSNGKLAISSLILSREAKEIKVLREEGERNEPFTLSNYRIVPNLRRIFYSRGELNLFYEIYNLRLNKKTGKTSCRIDYIFFRNGRFYSKAPAYFLPSSSQRNRSVLTRFRLRHFQPGNYTLQVLVQDKVGKSSASGRIDFVIK from the coding sequence ATGTGGAAAAGGGTTTTATTCATTGTTATTGCTCCTTTTATTATCTTTCCCCTTCTTTCTCAGGGAAAGAGGATAAAGAAGTTCCCTTCTCACCCTGCTTTCTATTTCTTTACCGAAACGGAGCAGAAGATATTCTCCTCCCTCACTCTAAAGACAGAAAGGGACCGATTCCTCAAAGAATTCTGGTGGCTTCACGACCCCGATCTAACCACGGCGATAAACGAGTTTAAACTGGAAGTAGAAAAAAGGATATCCTTCGCCAACCGCTATTTCAGTAGGAAGGGACTTCCTGGATGGAAAACGGATAAAGGTCTGGTATATATCCTCCTTGGTCCCCCGAGTGAGGTGGAGAAAAACCCCAAAGCAGGGTCTAACGCTCCGAAAGAGGTGTGGATTTATCGGACTACAATTGGGGGATACAACCATCTCGCTTTTAGCTTTTTCGATCCCTCTGGCACTGGAACATTAACCCTCCCTTCCATAACAAAGAAACGGCTCCTCTCACTAAAAAATGCTTTTTCAGAGGATTTACTTTCGATCGGAAGCAAATGGCGGGGCATAAAATTAACTCATTACCCGCGAAGAGGAGTAATAAATCCATCCTTAATCAACCGAGTTTACGAAGAACGAAGGATTGCGAGCGAAATTCACATAAGCCGGTTGACCTTGCCTTTCCCTCTGCCATTGGGCAAACTTCTCTCTCCTCCTTATCAACCATCATCGGTAAAACCCTTACTTGAAAAGGCTACCTTCCAACTAAGAAGGAAACTCTCTCTAGCCCCGATCACTGTTGGCGTCTATTACCGCGATTCTCTCTATAAACTGAGGGGAAGGATGAATTACGCCACTCTCGATATTCGCCTTTTGGTGAGAGATAAAAGGGGGAAGATCAAAGCAGAGGATGGGGTAAAGATCTCCTACGGGCTTTCACTAAGGAGGTTCCGCAATTTGACGGATGAACTCCTCTATGTTCAATTCCCTCTCGTTCTCCCACCAGGGCGGTATAAGATACTTCTTTTAGTAAAAGACTGCCTTTCCAATCGATTGATATATCAGACGGAAGAAGGATTAAGTGTACCGGATTTTTCTAACGGAAAACTTGCCATAAGCAGTCTCATCCTTAGCCGGGAGGCAAAGGAGATAAAGGTGCTCAGAGAAGAAGGGGAGAGAAACGAACCATTTACTCTTTCCAACTATAGGATTGTCCCCAATCTGCGAAGGATCTTCTACTCTCGAGGTGAATTAAACCTATTCTACGAGATCTACAATCTTCGTTTAAACAAAAAAACGGGGAAGACATCCTGCCGTATCGATTACATATTTTTCCGGAATGGGAGGTTTTACTCCAAAGCACCTGCCTATTTCCTCCCCTCATCTTCCCAGAGGAACCGAAGCGTGCTCACCCGTTTTCGACTGCGCCATTTCCAACCCGGGAACTACACCCTCCAGGTGCTGGTGCAGGATAAAGTGGGTAAAAGCTCTGCTTCAGGGAGGATAGATTTCGTTATAAAATAA
- a CDS encoding ATP-binding cassette domain-containing protein, producing MTVLEIREVSKSYDQFLAVDRVSLTVEEGSIYGFLGPNGAGKTTTIRMALDIIAPDSGEILVFGEPLTDRIKDRIGYLPEERGLYTKMKIGELLYYLARLKSLPSKEAKEAVDYWLYRVELSDYKEKKVEELSKGMQQKLQFVATVINRPELLILDEPFAGLDPVNTNLLKDIILELNREGATVIFSTHQMEQVERMCHNIFLINKGKKVLDGPLHEIKKRYGKNTVVMSFTGNGEFLKSLPGVAKVNDYGNYVELTLKKGTDPNAILKEAVSRLTINRFELVEPSLTDIFIDQVKGEG from the coding sequence ATGACAGTCTTGGAGATAAGAGAGGTATCAAAGAGCTACGACCAATTCCTCGCCGTGGATCGGGTCTCCCTAACGGTGGAAGAGGGCTCCATCTACGGTTTCTTGGGACCGAATGGGGCAGGGAAGACCACCACCATCAGGATGGCATTGGACATCATCGCGCCCGATTCTGGGGAGATATTGGTCTTCGGCGAACCACTAACCGACCGGATAAAGGATCGCATCGGCTACCTTCCCGAGGAAAGAGGTCTCTACACCAAGATGAAGATAGGAGAACTCCTCTACTATCTCGCCCGGCTGAAATCTCTTCCCTCCAAAGAGGCGAAAGAGGCGGTGGACTACTGGCTTTATCGAGTGGAGCTTAGCGATTACAAGGAGAAGAAGGTGGAAGAGCTCTCGAAGGGAATGCAGCAGAAGCTTCAGTTCGTAGCCACGGTGATCAACAGGCCGGAGCTTCTAATACTCGACGAGCCATTTGCAGGCCTCGATCCGGTAAACACCAACCTGCTAAAAGACATCATCCTGGAGCTCAATCGGGAAGGGGCTACGGTCATCTTCTCCACCCATCAGATGGAGCAGGTAGAACGAATGTGTCATAACATCTTCCTTATAAATAAGGGGAAAAAGGTGCTCGACGGTCCCCTTCATGAGATAAAGAAACGCTACGGAAAGAATACGGTGGTGATGTCCTTTACCGGTAATGGTGAATTTCTCAAATCGCTTCCCGGGGTAGCGAAGGTGAACGATTACGGGAACTATGTTGAGCTTACCCTGAAAAAAGGAACCGATCCCAATGCGATCCTTAAGGAAGCGGTCTCTCGGCTCACCATTAACCGGTTTGAGCTGGTCGAGCCGTCGCTAACCGATATATTCATCGACCAGGTGAAAGGAGAGGGATGA
- the ruvB gene encoding Holliday junction branch migration DNA helicase RuvB has translation MTEDEKREEREEEVTSVEPIGDDKSFETTLRPKSLSEFVGQERIKENLKVAIEAAKKRGEPLDHVLISGPPGLGKTTLAHIIANELGVGIRATSGPAIERQGDLAAILTNLSEHEVLFIDEIHRLSRVIEEILYPAMEEYRLDLVIGQGPSARTVKLTLPRFTLVGATTRTGLLTSPLRGRFGIVHRLDFYTPEELSAIIRRSARLLKVEIEEKAIGEIARRSRGTPRIANRLLRRIRDYAQVRAEGRITHKVALSSLELLQVDSYGFDEIDRRILLTIIKKFNGGPVGLNTLAAAIGEEKDAIEDIHEPFLLQIGFLDRTPRGRKATPLAYRHFGIDAPTLDFGSS, from the coding sequence ATGACCGAGGATGAAAAAAGGGAAGAAAGGGAAGAGGAGGTTACCTCGGTAGAGCCGATCGGCGACGATAAAAGCTTCGAGACCACCCTCCGTCCGAAGAGCCTCTCCGAGTTCGTGGGGCAGGAGAGGATAAAGGAAAACCTCAAGGTAGCGATCGAGGCGGCGAAAAAAAGGGGGGAACCGCTCGACCATGTGCTGATATCCGGTCCTCCGGGGCTGGGCAAAACCACCCTGGCGCACATCATCGCCAACGAACTCGGGGTGGGGATAAGGGCGACCTCTGGACCCGCCATCGAACGACAGGGAGATTTAGCCGCCATTCTCACCAACCTCTCCGAGCACGAGGTCCTCTTCATCGATGAGATTCACCGCCTAAGCCGGGTCATCGAGGAGATCCTCTACCCGGCGATGGAGGAATATCGGCTCGATCTGGTCATCGGGCAGGGACCAAGCGCCCGCACGGTGAAACTAACCCTTCCCCGATTCACCCTGGTCGGGGCAACCACCAGGACCGGGCTTCTCACCTCGCCCTTAAGGGGAAGGTTCGGCATCGTCCATCGGCTTGACTTCTATACCCCGGAGGAGCTATCCGCCATCATCCGCCGTTCGGCAAGGCTACTTAAGGTAGAGATAGAGGAAAAGGCGATAGGGGAGATAGCCAGAAGGTCTCGGGGTACCCCGAGGATAGCCAATCGCCTCTTAAGGAGGATAAGGGATTACGCCCAGGTAAGGGCGGAGGGAAGGATAACCCATAAGGTGGCACTTTCCTCCCTTGAGCTACTCCAGGTGGATAGCTACGGCTTCGATGAGATAGATAGGAGGATACTCCTGACCATAATAAAGAAGTTCAACGGGGGACCAGTGGGACTGAACACCTTGGCGGCGGCGATCGGCGAGGAGAAAGATGCCATCGAGGACATCCACGAACCGTTCCTCCTCCAGATAGGGTTCCTCGATCGCACTCCGAGGGGAAGGAAAGCCACCCCGTTAGCCTATCGTCACTTCGGCATCGACGCCCCCACCCTTGACTTCGGATCTTCTTGA
- a CDS encoding arginine decarboxylase, pyruvoyl-dependent, with product MNGYIPKKAFLTKGVGRHRQRLTSFELALRSAGIAHCNLVKVSSIFPPGCELISKEKGLKLLKPGQILYCVMAENSTNEPHRLVAASIGLARPKNKNLYGYISEHHSFGEKDRVASDCAEELAAEMLATTLGLPFDPDKSWDEKKEIYLISDKVVRTRSITQTAVGDKNGLWTTVIAACIFI from the coding sequence ATGAACGGTTACATACCGAAGAAGGCTTTTCTCACCAAGGGTGTGGGCAGGCATCGCCAAAGGCTAACCTCCTTCGAGCTTGCCCTGAGGTCTGCGGGTATCGCCCATTGCAACCTTGTTAAGGTATCTAGCATCTTCCCACCAGGCTGTGAATTAATCTCCAAAGAAAAAGGATTAAAACTCCTAAAACCGGGACAAATCCTTTATTGTGTGATGGCAGAGAACTCCACCAACGAGCCCCATCGTTTAGTCGCTGCCTCCATAGGATTAGCGAGGCCTAAAAACAAAAACCTCTACGGCTACATATCAGAGCACCATAGCTTCGGGGAGAAGGATAGGGTGGCAAGCGACTGTGCCGAGGAGTTAGCAGCAGAGATGTTGGCAACAACCCTGGGTCTCCCCTTCGATCCGGACAAAAGCTGGGATGAAAAAAAGGAGATCTATCTCATCTCAGATAAAGTGGTTCGTACGAGAAGTATAACTCAAACCGCGGTGGGCGACAAAAATGGCCTCTGGACCACGGTAATCGCCGCCTGCATCTTCATCTGA
- a CDS encoding ABC transporter permease — protein sequence MMEKTLQIIWREYFERVRRKSFIISTLLGPILMAGLIILPGYLTTMSVGKERKIAVVDLSGKIYQPLYKALDEKIKGGKRKYQLSLVPARAEELSSVKKSLAKDIDKKRLDAYMIIPADIIERGKAEYYARNVSNIAEIRRIATALNEIVSEERLKKEGLDSAKIKKLMARVDLKTIKIAKGKEKKSSFASEYVGTMIFVVILYMTILMYGVAIMRGIIEEKSNRVVEILLSSVNPNQLMMGKVLGVGAVGLTQYLVWGLAGLLIIKFGAGLIAPGTALISATTIVFFVIFFILGYFLFATLYAGIGALCRTMEDAQQLQSLVIGFLIVPMIIAPFLIQNPSTPTTVALSIIPFFSPMVMFMRVSTVMPPLWQVLLSIGLLIATIFLMIKLVAKIFRVGILMYGKRPSLVEVIRWFRYSR from the coding sequence ATGATGGAGAAGACACTTCAGATAATATGGCGAGAATACTTCGAACGGGTGAGGAGAAAGAGTTTCATCATAAGTACCCTTCTCGGTCCCATCCTTATGGCGGGATTGATCATCCTTCCTGGATACCTTACCACTATGTCGGTGGGAAAGGAACGGAAGATAGCGGTCGTCGATCTTTCAGGGAAGATCTATCAGCCCCTTTACAAGGCTCTTGACGAGAAGATAAAAGGAGGGAAAAGGAAATACCAACTCTCCCTGGTACCGGCAAGGGCAGAGGAGCTTTCTTCAGTGAAGAAATCTTTAGCCAAGGACATAGATAAAAAAAGGCTCGATGCCTATATGATTATCCCTGCGGACATAATAGAGCGGGGAAAAGCGGAATACTACGCCCGGAATGTGAGCAACATAGCCGAAATAAGAAGGATCGCCACCGCCTTGAACGAGATAGTATCGGAAGAGAGGTTGAAAAAGGAGGGCTTGGACTCGGCGAAGATCAAGAAATTGATGGCCCGGGTTGACCTCAAGACGATAAAGATAGCCAAGGGGAAGGAGAAGAAGAGCTCGTTTGCCAGTGAATACGTTGGGACGATGATCTTCGTGGTGATCCTCTATATGACCATACTAATGTACGGGGTCGCCATAATGCGAGGGATCATCGAAGAGAAATCGAACCGGGTGGTGGAGATACTCCTTTCCTCGGTCAATCCCAACCAGCTGATGATGGGGAAGGTCCTCGGCGTAGGGGCAGTGGGGCTCACCCAGTATCTGGTCTGGGGGCTTGCAGGGCTTCTCATCATCAAGTTCGGTGCTGGTTTGATCGCACCGGGCACCGCCTTAATATCGGCGACAACCATCGTTTTCTTCGTCATCTTCTTCATCCTGGGCTACTTCCTCTTTGCCACACTGTATGCCGGGATAGGCGCCCTCTGCCGAACGATGGAGGATGCGCAGCAGCTTCAGTCCCTCGTCATCGGCTTTCTCATAGTCCCGATGATAATCGCTCCCTTCTTAATCCAGAACCCAAGCACCCCAACAACCGTCGCCCTTTCCATCATTCCCTTTTTCTCCCCTATGGTTATGTTTATGAGGGTAAGCACGGTGATGCCTCCGCTCTGGCAGGTGCTTCTTTCCATCGGGCTCCTGATAGCTACCATCTTCCTTATGATAAAGCTGGTAGCCAAGATATTCCGGGTGGGGATATTGATGTACGGGAAGAGACCAAGTTTAGTTGAGGTAATCCGCTGGTTCCGCTACAGCCGTTAG
- a CDS encoding DUF4910 domain-containing protein, translating into MKRVSLLSAFLLILLPFSLIGFQGKLIEGELWKKIAEEYSGELAKYHVLNISLYHRIRGGGPEYDAAVNYVVARAKEYGLEEVKVEYFLADGYKTYLRWRSPVGWRVKGAEFRMVKPYEKLLCRFSDIAVSLMPYSNKADVTAELIDVGRGTSPSDYEGKDVKGKIVLATGPGGTVHREAVIRRGAVGVVCAPSGREDRLTFPDLFEMHRLMPKGEERAKAGFGFALSEREAREIRRLLASGKRVVLHAKVDAELFDGKMPVVTGIIKGRELPDKEVIVIGHLDHYRPGANDNASGSASMLEVARTLIALINRGEIERPRRTIRFLWVPEYHGTMAYLAKHPEFGKKGIAGLNLDMVGEDLGKTGSILVLTETPFSAPSYVNDVVAYAFSLADATSLFSPRGSRLPMNYRISEYYGGSDHEPLSDPTIGVPTVMLGHARDPFHHSSMDTVEMVDPTELKRVGAASTLSAYFIANAGDTEALALAHYISEQGAARLAKATGEAITELFTAGRKKPSPEELARIYHQLVNRIEFRGMKEEETIKSASTLTCSERARMMVEKIIPTFHLWVGWQKERLDTAYRTVCVLNNIKTARYTSTKEEKEAKRIIPVRLFRGPLPYYFLEENLPPEEYRFYREYRMKDGKMSAKMYEILNFINGKRSLLFIRNAVSAEFGETDISFVKRFLTDLAKLKLVKLKTK; encoded by the coding sequence ATGAAAAGGGTATCTCTTCTTTCCGCTTTTCTCCTTATTCTCCTTCCCTTTTCCCTCATCGGGTTTCAGGGAAAACTGATCGAGGGGGAGCTGTGGAAGAAGATAGCCGAGGAGTACTCAGGTGAGCTCGCCAAATACCATGTGCTCAACATAAGCCTCTACCACCGCATCCGAGGGGGAGGACCGGAGTACGATGCCGCCGTCAATTATGTCGTCGCCCGGGCTAAGGAGTATGGGCTTGAGGAGGTAAAGGTAGAGTACTTCTTAGCCGATGGCTACAAGACCTACCTCCGCTGGCGCTCTCCGGTCGGTTGGCGGGTTAAAGGGGCGGAGTTCAGAATGGTGAAACCTTATGAGAAGCTACTTTGTCGCTTCTCCGACATCGCGGTCTCCCTAATGCCTTACAGCAACAAGGCGGATGTGACCGCTGAACTCATCGATGTGGGCAGGGGGACATCACCCTCCGACTATGAGGGAAAGGATGTGAAGGGGAAGATCGTCCTCGCCACCGGTCCTGGGGGGACTGTCCATCGAGAGGCGGTGATAAGGCGGGGAGCGGTAGGGGTGGTCTGTGCTCCCTCGGGAAGGGAGGATAGGCTGACCTTCCCCGATCTCTTCGAGATGCACCGGCTTATGCCAAAAGGCGAGGAGCGAGCGAAAGCGGGCTTTGGCTTCGCCCTTTCGGAAAGGGAAGCGCGGGAGATAAGGAGACTCCTCGCCTCCGGCAAAAGAGTAGTCCTTCACGCCAAGGTAGATGCCGAGCTATTCGATGGGAAGATGCCTGTAGTAACCGGAATCATCAAAGGAAGGGAGCTTCCCGATAAAGAGGTGATAGTGATAGGTCATCTCGACCACTACCGCCCCGGGGCAAACGATAACGCCTCTGGCTCAGCCTCGATGCTTGAGGTCGCCCGGACCCTGATCGCCTTAATCAATAGGGGCGAGATAGAAAGACCGAGAAGGACGATCCGCTTCCTCTGGGTGCCCGAATACCACGGCACAATGGCTTATCTGGCAAAACATCCGGAGTTTGGCAAGAAGGGGATAGCGGGGCTCAACCTCGATATGGTGGGGGAGGATCTGGGAAAAACGGGTTCCATCCTCGTCCTCACCGAAACGCCTTTCTCCGCACCGAGCTATGTAAACGATGTGGTAGCTTACGCCTTTTCCCTGGCTGATGCTACTTCCCTCTTTTCCCCTCGTGGTTCAAGGCTACCGATGAATTATCGTATCTCGGAATACTACGGCGGAAGTGACCACGAGCCCCTATCCGATCCCACTATCGGCGTTCCCACGGTGATGCTGGGGCATGCCCGGGATCCCTTCCATCATTCAAGTATGGATACCGTGGAGATGGTGGACCCAACCGAGCTCAAACGGGTAGGAGCTGCCTCCACCTTATCCGCCTACTTCATAGCGAACGCTGGCGACACCGAGGCACTCGCCCTCGCCCATTACATAAGTGAGCAGGGAGCAGCCCGCCTCGCCAAAGCAACCGGTGAGGCGATAACGGAGCTATTTACCGCGGGAAGGAAAAAGCCATCACCTGAGGAGCTGGCGAGGATCTACCACCAGCTTGTAAATCGGATCGAATTTAGAGGGATGAAGGAGGAGGAAACGATAAAATCTGCCTCCACTCTCACCTGCTCAGAAAGAGCGAGGATGATGGTGGAGAAGATAATCCCCACCTTCCACCTCTGGGTAGGGTGGCAGAAGGAACGGCTCGATACCGCCTATCGCACCGTATGCGTACTGAATAATATAAAAACGGCGAGATACACCTCAACCAAAGAGGAAAAGGAGGCGAAAAGGATAATCCCGGTAAGGCTATTCCGCGGTCCCCTTCCCTACTACTTCCTCGAGGAAAATCTCCCTCCTGAAGAATACCGCTTCTATCGGGAATACCGGATGAAAGACGGGAAGATGAGCGCCAAGATGTATGAGATACTGAACTTCATAAACGGGAAACGGAGTCTCCTCTTCATAAGAAACGCCGTCTCTGCCGAGTTCGGGGAGACCGATATCTCCTTCGTCAAGCGTTTTCTCACCGATTTGGCGAAGTTGAAACTCGTGAAGCTCAAAACTAAATAA
- the speB gene encoding agmatinase: MAELSFLPGNFAALPRELSDYQRSRVVIFPIPYEFTSSYLPGSRFAPREIIEASRFMELYDEELEKTPADVGIHTLPEAEPIAEGPRAMIEAVYKRAQTLLSDGKFVVGLGGEHSISYPLIRAHNEVYAELSVLQLDAHADLRDRYYDTPFSHASVMRRVVELCPLVQVGIRSLSSEEAKALPKLNTRVFWAKDIVGARKEDWVEEVVESLKDKVYITIDADCFDPGVIPAVSSPEPGGLSWYEVLLLLRKVAERKRIVGFDFVELNPRGESTASSSFTAARLIYKLIGYSFFLGES; the protein is encoded by the coding sequence ATGGCTGAGCTCTCTTTTCTCCCGGGAAATTTCGCCGCCCTTCCTCGGGAGCTTTCCGATTATCAGCGTTCCCGGGTGGTGATCTTTCCCATACCCTACGAATTCACCTCATCCTACCTTCCGGGTTCAAGATTTGCTCCAAGGGAGATAATTGAAGCTTCCCGGTTTATGGAGCTCTACGATGAGGAGCTCGAGAAGACTCCCGCTGATGTCGGTATCCACACCCTCCCTGAAGCGGAGCCGATAGCCGAGGGTCCAAGGGCAATGATCGAGGCGGTATACAAAAGAGCGCAGACGCTTCTTTCCGATGGGAAGTTTGTGGTAGGACTCGGCGGGGAACATTCCATATCCTACCCCCTGATCCGCGCCCATAACGAGGTATATGCTGAGCTCTCCGTCCTCCAGCTCGATGCTCACGCCGATCTCAGGGATAGGTATTACGATACCCCCTTCAGTCACGCTTCGGTGATGCGTCGGGTGGTAGAGCTATGTCCCCTGGTTCAGGTAGGGATAAGAAGCCTTTCCTCTGAAGAAGCGAAGGCACTCCCCAAGTTAAACACCAGGGTCTTCTGGGCAAAGGATATAGTGGGCGCAAGGAAAGAGGATTGGGTGGAAGAAGTGGTAGAAAGCCTCAAGGATAAGGTCTATATCACCATAGATGCCGATTGCTTCGATCCTGGGGTGATCCCAGCTGTCTCTTCCCCTGAGCCTGGAGGGCTTTCCTGGTACGAGGTCCTCCTCCTCCTCCGCAAGGTAGCGGAAAGAAAAAGGATCGTCGGCTTCGACTTCGTGGAATTAAACCCAAGGGGAGAGTCTACCGCCTCTTCAAGCTTTACCGCAGCAAGGCTCATCTACAAACTTATCGGTTATTCCTTCTTCTTAGGAGAGAGCTGA
- a CDS encoding type II secretion system protein, with the protein MEKEKGYTLAALMVIVGVICVLVAVALPLWSRIITREREEELIFRGEAYRKAIVRFWRKNGRLPFTLDELVSSKALRRLYPDPMTKDGKWDVIYYTPTGLIRGAEDKSPLQSKGIIGVASRSKKRSVRIYKGKNHYNEWIFIAAETGLPTIRKKGKAPFPSQLSPKKKE; encoded by the coding sequence ATGGAGAAAGAAAAAGGCTATACTTTAGCTGCTTTGATGGTCATCGTAGGGGTGATATGTGTCCTCGTGGCGGTAGCTTTGCCCCTGTGGAGCAGGATCATTACCCGGGAGCGGGAGGAAGAGCTTATCTTCCGGGGAGAGGCGTATAGGAAGGCGATAGTCCGCTTTTGGCGGAAGAATGGGAGGTTACCCTTCACCCTCGATGAGCTTGTATCCTCTAAAGCACTCCGTCGCCTTTATCCCGACCCGATGACCAAGGATGGGAAGTGGGATGTCATCTATTACACTCCCACCGGGCTGATCCGGGGAGCCGAGGATAAATCGCCATTACAGAGCAAAGGCATCATCGGAGTGGCGAGCAGATCGAAGAAGCGTTCGGTGCGGATATATAAGGGGAAGAATCACTACAACGAATGGATATTTATCGCTGCTGAAACTGGTCTTCCTACTATAAGGAAAAAGGGGAAGGCTCCTTTTCCCTCTCAGCTCTCTCCTAAGAAGAAGGAATAA
- the ruvA gene encoding Holliday junction branch migration protein RuvA, with protein MIARLSGTIAKKEPNQLILDVGGVGYEVRIPLSTFYELPEEGGKVALHIYTYVREDELSLYGFLTEVEREVFSRLLSISGVGPRVALIILSGVPVPELLSAVRDQDVFRLSAIPGIGRKTAERVLLELKDKMRDLVEKEVGVSTMSIPYAKTKGEIVSALINLGYRRGEAAEAAEAALKKYGGDAPLEALLREALRVLGRGRI; from the coding sequence ATGATCGCCCGTCTTTCCGGAACCATCGCCAAGAAGGAGCCGAACCAGCTCATCCTCGATGTAGGAGGGGTGGGTTATGAGGTCCGCATTCCCCTTTCTACCTTCTACGAACTGCCGGAGGAGGGAGGAAAGGTAGCGCTTCATATCTACACCTATGTCCGCGAGGATGAACTCTCCCTTTACGGTTTCCTCACCGAGGTGGAGCGGGAGGTATTCTCCCGTCTGCTCAGCATCTCCGGAGTTGGTCCTCGAGTGGCTCTCATCATCCTCTCCGGTGTTCCTGTCCCTGAGCTACTTTCTGCGGTTCGAGATCAAGATGTGTTCCGCTTATCTGCCATACCCGGGATCGGGAGGAAGACGGCGGAACGAGTCCTCCTCGAGCTCAAGGACAAGATGCGGGACCTGGTGGAGAAAGAGGTGGGTGTCAGCACAATGAGCATTCCCTATGCCAAAACCAAAGGGGAGATAGTCTCTGCCTTGATAAACCTCGGCTACCGGCGGGGGGAAGCAGCTGAGGCGGCTGAGGCGGCGTTAAAGAAATATGGAGGGGATGCTCCCCTTGAGGCTCTGCTTCGGGAGGCGTTAAGGGTACTCGGGAGGGGAAGAATATGA
- a CDS encoding deoxyhypusine synthase — MEERFKLTPTHPIEVKEGANVADLLRRMEEISFQGRNLATAFRVWEKMLSGETTIFFGLAGAMVPAGMRRVISFLVKNRFIDCLVSTGANLFHDIHETLGRYHYLGSPNVDDELLREEGIDRIYDTFAREKEFLATDEEIKTFSATLPQGKPITTREYFYRLGEYLAKKGVEEGIVRSAYEAGVPIYCPAIGDSSIGIEIALNRFRGTLDVVFDVIRDVVETAEIAKNSKETGVIYIGGGTPKNFIQQTEVTANYMGDGPTPGHKYAVQIVADPPHWGGLSGCTFSEAVSWGKIAKDADKVSVYCDGTIALPIIAHALATAHPENRKKRNFPRFEFGMKTKVVYNNG; from the coding sequence ATGGAGGAAAGATTCAAGCTCACTCCTACCCATCCCATCGAGGTGAAGGAGGGGGCTAATGTAGCGGATCTCTTAAGGAGAATGGAGGAGATATCGTTTCAGGGAAGAAACTTAGCTACTGCTTTTCGCGTCTGGGAGAAGATGCTTTCCGGAGAGACGACTATCTTCTTCGGCTTGGCTGGGGCAATGGTTCCTGCGGGGATGAGGCGGGTTATATCCTTCCTGGTAAAGAATAGATTTATAGATTGTCTCGTCTCAACCGGTGCCAATCTCTTCCACGACATCCACGAGACCTTGGGGCGATATCATTATCTCGGCTCACCCAATGTAGACGATGAACTCCTTCGGGAGGAGGGGATCGACCGAATCTATGATACCTTCGCCCGGGAGAAGGAATTCCTGGCTACCGATGAAGAAATAAAAACCTTCAGCGCCACCCTTCCTCAGGGAAAACCGATCACCACCAGAGAGTATTTTTATCGTCTTGGGGAGTACCTTGCGAAAAAAGGCGTGGAGGAAGGGATTGTTCGTTCCGCATACGAGGCGGGGGTTCCCATCTACTGCCCTGCCATCGGTGATTCCTCAATCGGGATAGAGATCGCTCTAAACCGCTTCCGGGGAACGCTCGATGTCGTATTCGATGTGATAAGGGATGTGGTGGAGACGGCGGAGATAGCCAAGAATTCGAAGGAAACAGGGGTGATCTATATCGGCGGAGGCACGCCGAAGAACTTCATCCAACAGACCGAGGTAACCGCAAATTATATGGGCGATGGACCAACCCCGGGCCATAAATACGCCGTTCAGATAGTAGCTGACCCACCCCATTGGGGAGGGCTCTCCGGTTGCACCTTCTCCGAAGCGGTCAGCTGGGGAAAAATAGCTAAGGACGCGGACAAGGTATCGGTCTACTGTGACGGAACCATCGCTCTTCCCATCATCGCCCACGCATTGGCAACGGCCCATCCCGAAAACAGGAAGAAGAGAAATTTCCCCAGATTCGAGTTCGGAATGAAGACGAAGGTCGTTTACAATAATGGCTGA